Proteins from a single region of Hemitrygon akajei unplaced genomic scaffold, sHemAka1.3 Scf000187, whole genome shotgun sequence:
- the LOC140724308 gene encoding NACHT, LRR and PYD domains-containing protein 3-like, with protein MLLPGCSVLVTTRPTALHLLEEADISVWAEILGFVGEERKEYFIRYFEDQTVAAAVFKHVQENEILYTMSYNPSYCWILALALGPFFTQRVRDPQRVPKTITQLYSYYIYNILKNHGREIENPRDVLLRVGQMAFRGVSEKKIVFTGGDLINYNLQTSQFLSGFLMELLEREDSARSVVYTFPHLTIQEFVAAVAQFLNPHPGDILKFLTKAHNTTDGRFEVFLRFVAGLSSPMITRGLEEFLGPFPHETTCRVIDWVNEEVKRQSDNTNEAGKRSLLNTLHYLFESQNRGLAQAALGSVETLSFSGMTLTPIDCAVLSHVIRFCDTIKHLNLENCHIQCEGIQRLGPGLHKCQELRLGENELGDSGVKLVFAALRNSECKIQQMELGNVGLTDSGAEDLVSALSTNPSLTELDLSGNKLGDSGVKLVSAALRHPECKIQKLWLRDVGLTDSAAEDLVSAFSTKPSLTMMNLELNSLTDRSVPALRRLVLTLPSLELIGLTVNRFSETGRKDLRSLQEPRPGLTVIV; from the exons atgctgctcccagggtgttcagtgctggtgaccacccgccccactgcgttacatttattggaagaGGCAGACAttagtgtctgggctgaaatcctgggatttgttggtgaggaacgtaaggaatatttcatcaggtattttgaagatcagacggtggcggcagcagttttcaaacacgtgcaggagaacgagatcctgtacaccatgagctacaacccctcctactgctggatcctcgctctggcactgggccccttcttcacacaaagagtcagggacccacagcgagttcccaagaccatcacccagctgtactcctactatatttacaacatcctgaaaaaccacggccgtgagattgagaacccccgtgatgtgttactcagggttggtcagatggccttcagaggagtgtccgagaagaagattgtgtttacaggtggagatttgatcaactacaatctgcagacttcccagttcctgtccgggttcctgatggaacttttggagagagaggattctgcccggagcgtggtgtacacattcccacacctcaccatccaagagtttgtagctgcagtcgcacaattcttGAATCCACACcctggggatatcctgaaatttcTCACTaaagcccacaacacgacagatgggcgatttgaggtatttctccgttttgttgctggtctctcctccccaatgataactcggggcctggaggagtttttgggtccatttcctcatgaaacaacctgccgggtgattgactgggtgaatgaggaggttaaacgccagagtgatAACACgaatgaagctggtaaaaggagcctcctgaacacattgcactacctgtttgagtctcagaatcgtggactggctcaggccgcactgggatctgtggaaacactttcattcagtggaatgacactgaccccgattgactgcgcggtcctgtctcatgtcatccgattctgtgatacaataaaacacctcaacctggagaactgccacattcagtgtgaaggaatccagcggctgggacccgggctgcacaagtgccaggagttgcg acttggggagaatgaactgggagattcaggagtgaaactggtttTTGCGGCTCTGAGGAACTCGGAATGTAAAATACAGCAAatgga gctgggcaatgtcggtctcacagattctggtgccgaggatctcgtctccgctctcagtacaaacccatcactgacggagctggacctgagtggtaataaactgggagattcaggagtgaaactggtgtctgcggctctgaggcacccggagtgtaaaatacagaaactgtg gctgagggatgtcggtctcacagattctgctgccgaggatctcgtctccgctttcagtacaaaaccatcactgacgATGATGAACCTGGAATTAAACTCgttgacagaccgatctgtccccgctctccgccgcctcgtactgaccctcccgagtctggagctgatcgg gctgacggtgaatcggttcagtgagaccgggaggaaggacctaagatctctgcaggaacccagacccggactgacagtgatcgtgtga